From the genome of Triticum aestivum cultivar Chinese Spring chromosome 3B, IWGSC CS RefSeq v2.1, whole genome shotgun sequence, one region includes:
- the LOC123065121 gene encoding putative uncharacterized protein DDB_G0271606 — QHQQQQQQQQQQQQQQQQQQQQQQQQQQQQQQQQQQHQQQQQQQQQQQQQQQQQQQQQQQQQQQQQQQQQQQQQQQQQQQQQQQQQQQQQQQQQQQQQQQQQQQQQQQQQQQQQQQQQQQQQQQQQQQQQQQQHQQQQHQQQQHQQQQQQQQQQHQQQQQQHQQQQHQQQQQQQQQQHQQHQQHQQQQQQQQQQQ, encoded by the coding sequence caacaccaacaacaacaacaacaacaacaacaacaacaacaacaacaacaacaacaacaacaacaacaacaacaacaacaacaacaacaacaacaacaacaacaacaacaccaacaacaacaacaacaacaacaacaacaacaacaacaacaacaacaacaacaacaacaacaacaacaacaacaacaacaacaacaacaacaacaacaacaacaacaacaacaacaacaacaacaacaacaacaacaacaacaacaacaacaacaacaacaacaacaacaacaacaacaacaacaacaacaacaacaacaacaacaacaacaacaacaacaacaacaacaacaacaacaacaacaacaacaacaacaacaacaacaacaacaacaacaacaacaacaacaccaacaacaacaacaccaacaacaacaacaccaacaacaacaacaacaacaacaacaacaacaccaacaacaacaacaacaacaccaacaacaacaacaccaacaacaacaacaacaacaacaacaacaacaccaacaacaccaacaacaccaacaacaacaacaacaacaacaacaacaacaa